In the genome of Telluria mixta, the window CGCTTCGAGCACGTGAGGTTCCGCTACCCGAACGCGCAGTCGCCCGCGCTGGACGACGTGTCGCTGGAAGTGAAGCCGGGCCAGACCGTCGCGCTGGTCGGCATGTCGGGCGGCGGCAAGTCGACGTTCGTGAACCTCGTTACGCGTTTCTACGAACCGGAAGCCGGCCGCATCCTGCTGGACGGCATTCCGTACCAGGACATCCAGCTGCCGTCGCTGCGCGCCCAACTGGCCCTCGTAAGCCAGAACGTCGTGCTGTTCGACGACACGCTGCGCGCCAACATCGCCTACGGCGTCGAGCACGTCGACGAGGCGCGCCTCGCGGCGGCCATTCACGCCGCGCATCTCGACGACGTCGTGGCGCGGCTGCCGGAAGGCGTCGACACGATGATCGGCGAGAACGGCATGCGCCTCTCGGGCGGCCAGCGCCAGCGCGTGGCCATCGCGCGCGCCATCTACAAGGATGCGCCGATCCTGATCCTGGACGAGGCCACGTCGGCGCTGGACAATGAATCGGAACGCGCCGTGCAGGCCGCCCTCGACACGCTGATGGCCGGCCGCACCACGTTCGTGATCGCGCACCGCCTGTCGACCATCGAAGGCGCCGACCTGATCGTCGTGATGGAACATGGCCGCATCGTCGAGCAGGGCACGCACGACGAACTGCTGGCCCAGGGCGGCATGTACGCCAACCTGTACCGCCTGCAGTTCACCGCTCTGGTGGAAGAGACATGACCACGGAACGAGACGAGCGCGACCGCACACTGGTCATCTCGCCGAACTGGATCGGCGACGCCGTGATGGCCCAGCCCCTGCTGCGCCTGCTCAAGCAGGCCCATCCGGAACGCGCCATCGACGTGCTGGCGCCGCCGCAGGTGGTGCCCGTGTGGCGCCGCATCCAGGAGGCGGACGACATCCTCGTGACGCCGTTCCGCCACCGCGCGCTGCAGCTGGGCGAACGCTGGCGTTATGCGCGGATCCTGAAGGAGCGCGGCTACAGCGACGCCTACGTGCTGCCCAATACCCTGAAATACGCGCTGATCCCGTGGCTCGCGCGCATCCCGCGCCGCATCGGCTACAAGGGAGAAATGCGCTACGGGATGGTCAACGTCATGCACCATGACGAGAAGCCGCGCCGCTCGATGGTGCCGTTCTACGCGGCCCTCGCGCGCGAGCCCGAGGTGCCGCTGCCGGGCAAGCTGGTGCGTCCCTACCTCGTCGTCGGCGGAGAAGAAACGGAACAGGTCGGCAAGCGTCTCGGCGTGGACTTGTCCCGCCCCCTCGTCGCGTTCGCACCCGGTGCCGAATTCGGCATCGCCAAGCGCTGGCCGCCCGCGTACTACGGACAGCTTGCCGCGAAGGTCGTCGACGCCGTGCCGGGCGTACAGGTGGTGCTGCTCGGTTCCCCGAACGATCGCGAGACGTGCGACCAGGTCCTGCGGCATGTGGGCGTGGCCGGCGGGGCGGTGCGCAGCCTGGCCGGCCTGACGTCGCTCGACGACGCCATCGCGCTGCTGGCGCGGGCGAGCGCCGTCGTCTCCAACGACTCCGGCCTGCTGCACATCGCGTCGGCGCTGAACCGGCCGGTGGTGGCCCTGTACGGCTCGACGGATCCGGATTACGCGCCGCCGCTGTCGGAAGTGGCGCGGACGGTGTCGCTGCGCCTGGAATGCTCGCCGTGCCGCAAGCGCGAGTGCCCGCTCGGGCATCACGACTGCATGAACAAGATGAGTGTGGAGAGGGTGTGGAGCGAGCTGGTGCCGATCCTGGTGCCGGCCAGCGCCGTTCGCGCGTAACCTACCGGGCTCTCAAGCCTTCACATACAGCGTCGGCGAGCTTGCTCACGACTTCATGCCGCTTGCGCGCCTCCGACCGCTTCTTCGACGGGATGCTGTCCAGGTCCGGCGCCGCCACCGGCGCGCAGTCGAGTTCCCAGTCGCCGTCCGCTCGCCTGCGGGCGCCCAGTTCTTCCCACAGCTGGTCGTAGTCGGCCAGCACGCGGCCGTTGCGGATCGCCTTGTAGATCACGCGGTTGCGGTTCGACACCATCACCATCCGTTCGCAGCCGTACTCGTGGCCCAGCTGGCGCACGAGCGTCGCCATCAGCTGTTTCGGGCGGATGCCGTGCAGGTCGCGCGTGGCCGTGCGGATCGCCTCGCGCGCATCGCTCGTCTTGCCGCCCTGGATGCAGCCGATGTTGACGGCCGGGCGGCCATCGCGCGGCGCCACCGTGAACGCCACCGTATACAACGCTTTGTCGTCCTGGGTCAGTTGCAGCACCAGTTCGCCCTCGCGGTCGAACATGTTCACGGTGCGCAGCTGGATCTGGTAGGGCAGGCCGCTTTTACCTTCCGCTTCGGCCAGCACGACGGGACCCAGGCTGGCGCGCGCCAGCACCTGGCCCAGCCCGTGACGGAACATGACATCGTAGTGCGCGCGGATCGCGTCCAGCCGCGCGCCGGCATCCAGCGCATGGCTGATGTACGGGCGGTAGATCTTGTACAGGAAGCGCGGGCAGTTGCGCACGTATTCCGAGAACGCCGGATGCGAGTTGAGCAGGTGCAGCCACTGCGGCGTCTGGCGCGGGTGCAGCGCGGCACGCATGCAGATCTTGGCGTATTCGCGGGTGGACTTGAAACCCGCCAGGTGCGGCGGCACGGCCGAGCGCAGCGTGACGGAAGGGATGGCGGAGGCGATCAGCCGCTCGGCCCAGCCCTGTTCTTCGCGATAGAGTTTCATGCCGGCCGTCCGGCGGCGGCGTGGAGGGAAAGCGGGCGGTAGCCTGCGTACATACCGGTCACCGCGGGTAGCGGCTGGCGAAGGAAGTCGGACATGTAGTCACACCTTGGTTGCGTAAAGTAACGCTAAGTAACGTAGTGTAACTAAAGAAATTCCGCCGGTAAATACACCTTGATAAGATTAATGTAGCGGTAACACAGCCGCACGCGGAGGCGCGCGGCTGTGTGTCATCCAGCGTGGATCAGCTGGCGTAATGCGCGTCGTTCGCCCGTTGCGCGACCAGTTCGCGGTCGCGCAGGTAGCGGGCCAGCGCATCGTCGAACGACGGCAGCAGCA includes:
- the waaF gene encoding lipopolysaccharide heptosyltransferase II, which codes for MTTERDERDRTLVISPNWIGDAVMAQPLLRLLKQAHPERAIDVLAPPQVVPVWRRIQEADDILVTPFRHRALQLGERWRYARILKERGYSDAYVLPNTLKYALIPWLARIPRRIGYKGEMRYGMVNVMHHDEKPRRSMVPFYAALAREPEVPLPGKLVRPYLVVGGEETEQVGKRLGVDLSRPLVAFAPGAEFGIAKRWPPAYYGQLAAKVVDAVPGVQVVLLGSPNDRETCDQVLRHVGVAGGAVRSLAGLTSLDDAIALLARASAVVSNDSGLLHIASALNRPVVALYGSTDPDYAPPLSEVARTVSLRLECSPCRKRECPLGHHDCMNKMSVERVWSELVPILVPASAVRA
- a CDS encoding VirK/YbjX family protein, with product MKLYREEQGWAERLIASAIPSVTLRSAVPPHLAGFKSTREYAKICMRAALHPRQTPQWLHLLNSHPAFSEYVRNCPRFLYKIYRPYISHALDAGARLDAIRAHYDVMFRHGLGQVLARASLGPVVLAEAEGKSGLPYQIQLRTVNMFDREGELVLQLTQDDKALYTVAFTVAPRDGRPAVNIGCIQGGKTSDAREAIRTATRDLHGIRPKQLMATLVRQLGHEYGCERMVMVSNRNRVIYKAIRNGRVLADYDQLWEELGARRRADGDWELDCAPVAAPDLDSIPSKKRSEARKRHEVVSKLADAVCEGLRAR